Proteins encoded by one window of Gouania willdenowi chromosome 4, fGouWil2.1, whole genome shotgun sequence:
- the LOC114462007 gene encoding cornifelin homolog has protein sequence MPEHNLTNWDSDLCSCCQDVSSCCYGFWCCPCMACTVAGNFGENRCVPLCDIFSPSVLSACSIPLFTPPAVLSLRVGIRHKFGIKGSICNDIATSCVCMWCSWCQMHRELKYRKNQPKVVNMQPGRA, from the exons ATGCCAGAACACAATTTAACCAACTGGGACTCCGACCTCTGCAGCTGCTGTCAGGACGTGAGCTCCT GCTGCTATGGGTTCTGGTGCTGTCCATGCATGGCCTGCACGGTTGCAGGGAACTTTGGAGAAAACCGCTGTGTTCCACTGTGTGACATCTTCAGCCCTTCAGTATTATCTGCTTGTAGTATACCACTGTTTACACCCCCTGCTGTCTTGTCTTTGAGGGTTGGCATTCGTCATAAATTTGGCATCAAG GGGTCAATCTGCAACGACATTGCCACATCCTGCGTTTGCATGTGGTGCTCCTGGTGTCAGATGCACCGTGAGCTGAAATACCGCAAGAACCAACCCAAGGTTGTCAACATGCAGCCTGGCCGAGCTTAG
- the ttc22 gene encoding tetratricopeptide repeat protein 22 — protein MDPHTTDDLESIIETMEYIPGHFHLELNLNCDPVGPVKLRHRNTYLKQESLQAELEAEVGYLQYAVRNVLGLLAFHLEQFDKAEEIFRGICKEDPGNLNAWANLGYVYDKLGMELDAGECVDRVSYLMGVDGGEASQEETRLLAARCLAEQAYVYPYDVELDGKEDLRERLMAAITLYTRALDYGGTLIPVEEKKSWYFKMATIYLRMDDLIKTEEDSENCRLSHYNKALKLLKETLGSDKVQHKALAWCYIGIMLERKDTFSSVPMAIHDCGYSASDPLSCYGTAIHMASDDAFLLNLLAKVFYLLGKHEMATGLCNMALNVLPDPELNWQAYCIRAKINMILYIRDLEKAKHGLGGFPERQNLTEAKKDLDKVLAAHPCLRTHLEMAQVYYYMGVDALQETLLVDESAINSALVSLSHALQFEMSDMLPDLHILRGRCLLLKGEEQNAADCFKMAMELERPGSQDPTALSSLLQSLLVLFIQAGPDPVPAINQLELWVHKAEEKYPQDVVRDELRCLYRTHTEEVTELSRVLIQMGRLELVKRLLDTVVPKQLAKKRLARAHSYA, from the exons ATGGATCCTCACACCACAGACGACCTTGAGTCTATAATTGAGACCATGGAGTACATTCCTGGACATTTCCACCTGGAACTTAACCTTAACTGTGATCCTGTGGGACCCGTGAAACTACGACATCGGAACACTTATTTGAAACAAGAAAGCTTACAGGCTGAGCTGGAAGCCGAGGTTGGATATCTACAATACGCTGTGAGGAATGTTCTGGGTCTACTGGCCTTTCACCTCGAACAGTTTGACAAGGCAGAGGAAATATTCAg AGGTATTTGTAAAGAAGACCCAGGGAACCTGAACGCTTGGGCCAACCTGGGCTACGTCTACGACAAGCTGGGAATGGAGTTGGATGCAGGGGAGTGTGTGGATAGGGTGTCCTATCTGATGGGTGTGGACGGTGGGGAGGCGTCCCAAGAGGAGACCAGACTGCTGGCTGCACGCTGCCTTGCCGAGCAGGCGTACGTTTATCCATATGATGTGGAGCTGGATGGCAAAGAGGACCTGAGGGAGAGACTGATGGCTGCCATTACACTCTACACCAGAGCCCTGGATTATGGAGGCACTTTG ATCCCAGTTGAGGAAAAGAAAAGCTGGTATTTTAAAATGGCCACAATATACTTAAG AATGGATGACCTAATAAAGACTGAGGAGGACTCTGAAAACTGCAGGCTCTCACACTACAACAAGGCACTGAAGCTTCTGAAAGAAACGCTGGGATCAGATAAAGTTCAGCACAAAG CTCTTGCCTGGTGTTACATAGGTATCATGTTGGAAAGGAAAGATACGTTTTCCTCTGTACCCATGGCCATACACGACTGTGGCTACTCGGCATCAGATCCACTGTCCTGCTATGGAACT gcaatACATATGGCCAGTGATGATGCATTCCTCTTGAACCTCCTGGCCAAAGTATTTTATCTACTTGGCAAACATGAGATGGCCACCGGGCTCTGCAACATGGCGCTAAATGTGTTGCCAGATCCAGAATTGAACTGGCAAGCTTACTGCATCAGAGCGAAG ATCAATATGATTTTGTACATTAGAGACCTGGAGAAGGCAAAACATGGCCTTGGTGGTTTCCCAGAGCGACAGAATCTAACTGAGGCCAAGAAGGACTTGGACAAAGTGCTCGCAGCACACCCATGTTTACGGACTCATTTAGAAATGGCACAG GTCTACTACTACATGGGTGTAGACGCTCTGCAAGAAACCCTTTTGGTGGATGAGAGTGCAATAAACAGTGCTTTGGTGAGCTTGTCACATGCTCTCCAGTTTGAAATGAGTGACATGCTGCCCGACCTGCACATACTCAGAGGACGCTGCCTCCTTCTGAAGGGCGAGGAGCAGAATGCTGCCGACTGCTTTAAAATGGCCATGGAGTTAGAAAGACCCGGAAGTCAAGACCCGACGGCCCTGAGCAGCCTGCTACAGTCCCTGCTGGTTTTATTCATCCAGGCCGGACCGGACCCCGTCCCTGCCATTAACCAGCTGGAGCTGTGGGTGCACAAGGCAGAGGAGAAGTACCCACAGGACGTAGTCAGAGATGAACTCAGGTGTCTGTACAGGACTCACACAGAGGAGGTTACAGAGCTGTCACGGGTTTTGATCCAGATGGGACGCCTCGAGCTTGTTAAGAGGCTCCTGGACACTGTGGTGCCCAAACAGTTGGCTAAAAAAAGACTGGCCAGAGCACACTCATACGCATAA